The DNA segment TCATGACACAATAAGAAacttgataaaatttttgaaatacacCGACAAATAAGAGCAACATTATATGAGTTGATGCATAAATTGATTGTAAAGTTTCAATGGACAAATTATAGGATAAGCATACAGCATGAAGTCGAGCAATCTTGATATTCTTCTCTACAGCATCGACGCCTGTCACGGTAGCTCCCAAGCGAGCCAATGGCTGAAGACCAAAGGAGAGTATAACTATAAATGAGGATAAAAAGAACACTGATTTCCAGTTGGAAACATAATAATCATAATGAGTAAGAGTAGGATAATATGCATCAAAGAAAGACATTAGGTTTCCACATTTCTATCTGACAATTAACAAATCTAGTCAATTTGTTACCAAATTTTTACAATTCCAGGTTCCTAGCTAACAAATGTGACCTCCAAATCCCCACATTTCCGTATTGGCCAGCAGATACAAAGAACAAGCGTTTTTTCACTATGTCACAACAAGGAGAAAAAGATACCTCAGAAAGAATTCCTCCTCCACACCCTACATCAACAATTTTAAGTCCTTCAAAGGGTCGTGTACTATAAGGGTCCCTCCTGAGAcaagaaaattacaattaataatttattaaccaCATAGCATCAAAAGGACAAAATATATATCATTACTTCCATTGTTCTCTATATTTATCAATGGTTTTTAGTAACAAATACTTTTCCACAGTCATCTCTTTTCATATCCTCATTTGAATCAATACTTTTACATTATAGCAATAATAAATATCTAATCTCACATCTGCTACAAAAAATGACTATGCTATCCCAATAAGTAAACTAGTAGTATCTGGGAATCTGAGCAAGTGGTAGTACATACATGATACATGCATAAAACAATGGAACTAACTGGATTGCAAAATGAATCATTAGTACTATATAGGAATTATAAGCACAAAAGAGGTGGCTTACTTAAAATGTCGACAGAGTGTAGACCTGATGAAAGCAAGTCTTGTAGGATTCATGAGATGCAAAGGTTTGAAAGGGCCTTCAGAATCCCACCTAGTTATGCAGGCAAAAATACAAACAGATAGAGGACATCCATTATATTAGCCAGACATTCCTACCATTATTTACAGGAACACATATCCTTGATTCTATAGAGatctaacaaaaagaaaattgcaCAATTGCAGCAAATTCACTATAAACTGAATTCAAATGGTTCCAGAGCAAATTATAATCAGCTTTCAATTCTAATTGTTCCATTACCACTACTAAGAAAAAGGTTGCAAATTTCACATTCTCCAATTGGAAaaaccaaaacccagattccaAAACGTGATTTTTATGTATGTGTGCAACAAGAACCAAATAGAAAGCTAACCAGGTATCAGAAATGGCGGCAAACTTGGCGAGCTCGTTGTCCTTCAAGGAAGATGGACCTGAATGAGGATCTTTATCATTAGCTTTGGAACTCTGAGAGGGAGAAGGTGATGGAGCATGGGAGAAGCACCTAGTGTTGGTGAGATGCAGAGTGGAATTAGCAGAATTGAGGAAGCGACGATGACGAAGAATGCGGTGGATGGTGACGTTCAAAGCCATTCACGAAAAGTACTGCGTTGgatttagggattagggtttaaggGTGCAAGCGGGAAAGTGATGCAAAAAACCAGTCTTTCTTCTGCTGCAACCTTCACCGGTTCagggaaaggaagaagaatggaaTCTCAGTCACTGTTTCGAGCGGTGCCACCGGTTACACCTCTAGCAAATAGCAATGAAGGGTGGTGGCATAATGGTAaaagttcaaattttatttttaaataatttaattatgactttaatgttttatgtttatatatgagAATTTGACATGAGTACATGACCATCCAATCATGTATTATATTATCATtgcatcaataaaaataattaatttttaaatttaatcttattaaatttttataattatatattttttaaaatttttatataaaaaacaaaaataaattaaatttttataatttattctactatattattaaacaaaatacaaaaacatgTTTCTAATTTTTAGTGTTAATGTGTTATCTTATCATGTTATCAAAACTAAACGCAGCCAAAGAATATTAGcctctttttgttttaatagacaaaaaatctttgaaaaactCTTATTAATTTCATCTTATTAGTAAtgattaaaaagaaaacaaatgcGAATATGTAAATGTTTCACATGAAGCTCAAACtaatttttaagaatataaattaaaatatgaaactcaTAAGAAGAGTAGATATCCCAATTACTTGAATTACCTCTGTTGGACTTGTCTATAGATTAAGTACGTGAGTNNNNNNNNNNNNNNNNNNNNNNNNNNNNNNNNNNNNNNNNNNNNCAAAGTATAAAATTTAAGCATGCCCTTATAAACATAAGATATATATGTCTTAAGATAATACTTTCATATTACGcatatacaaaatataattaccAATTAACCACCACACATAAAAATTCATAATTgttatttcataaaaaatataattatactacTGTAAAACAAATTTAATTGTTAATCATTCGATTATTCTAGTGgttaattatttagttaaaaaatgtACAAAACATGTTTAAATACACAttcataataactaatttagtaattaatttttaacgtCATAACGTTTTTTGTTTAGATATACACATTCTTCCCTACtcttttataattaagatatcaagtatttaaataGATAAAGTCCACAAATGCATAATAATCTAATAACTTCCTTCAAATTCAAGCCAAGTAGAAAAATATCACCAAGTTTCAAGTGACCATAATTTAACCTTCCTAAACAAGTTATAACTAAATATTTCGTTACACAACTACACTTAACAACCAAGTGGATTACAAGCACAAAAAAGAATTCTAACAatgtactaaaaaaataaataaaaaaacaagagaaagagagagagaaatctATGTATATTCTATCTTTGGAGGCATAGTAGAGAGACCACAAAGCATAAAGCACCAGTAGTTCCAGTTAGCTACCTAAAACTATGAAAATAACCTGAGAAAGTTGTTTGCATAAGCCATTGGCTTCACATCAGGGTGTGGCtgaaaattcaacaaaatcCAAAAACACAAGAATCTCAGCATCAGGTTACTTGCATTTAAAGCTTGAagctttaaaaataaataccatAGACCAGGAAAATTTATTTGAAGAAATGTACAAAATTGGAACATTGTAGAGAAGACTAAGATTACAAAAGATACTAACCACTGCTGAGAATGTAACAATGTTAGGCTTCAAAGCAGGTGCTTCAAACTTAATAAAGGCACCTTTGTTACCCATCTGCAGCATACAATGAGCAATCGATGCGATTTAGACTTTAACCTCGGAAACGTGACAATTCATTTGAGTAAAGTTCCATGAAATTTAGTACGAAAAAAAGAGGTGTTTAAATTCAGAAGTACAAGGGTTTGATTACCTGGTCACAGTAATTTGGAGCAGAGAAAACAGTTATGAGTTTACCATCATGATCAATCTCGTATCCCTCATCCTTTACTTCATGAGATCGTACAACTAAATCTGTGAAGTGGTGGTGTTAGAAGTCAAGAATTAAAGAACAAGCAGAGCAACAAATCAATGAACACATACCTAAGTTATTATCTTGCAAAAACCTTTTTGTGACATCCGCACCGAAAGAGAGACCTACGCCCCTCTTGCTTGGACCTCTTCCAGGGAGTGGTTGCGGATCACTCCAAAGCAATTCACACATCAGTCCTACCCACGCCAAAGATAGGAAAATAAGACTACCATGCTATCGCGGAAGAATACATTCTTTTATGCCTTTAGTATGTAATGTTATTATGTTAGGAGGAAATGGAAAGGGGAAAAAGGATGCATCAAAACCTTCTTCTGGAGGCTCACAGAATCGGTCAATTGCTCGGATATCAGACAGTTTGACCCCATCAACACTAAATAGACCTCCATGAACTATGAAAATTTTCTCATTTATCAAATGAGCCAAGGGTAAACAGCAAAATACTTCTGAAAACAGTTCTACGAATGTTTCATTCAACTTTGAGCGCACCTCGCCCTCAAAACCATATATCTTGTTCATGTTCTTACTCTCATGATTTCCTCTAGCTAGATACATGCCTGAAATTTACATGAAAATACTATAAGTAGCGATTCAcaggaaaaatataaatatagatgAAGCTGATTGGGGAGTACACTAGGATTCGTTCCAATCCAATCACATAGACAAAAGTATATAACTTAATTGAAACTACACTACTGAACACTATAATTTGTGAGGTTCAATATCAAAATGAAGCATAATGGGATTGAAGTGAACATCGAATATCATCAGAAACTTTCTTCGATTCTAACAATTCCTGACGAGCATAAAAATTTATAACGTGCCAAGAAAATATAGCAAAGCTTTCAGACTAATTAAGATCTGAGGATCACCTGAAGGACACATGCACTTAAATGCAAACAAAGTGAGGATGACCTCCACAGAAAACGATCCTCTATCAACAAAGTCACCATTAAATAGGTATGGATTCTCTTCAGAGGGAAGCCCATTGAGCTCAAAAATATTCAAGAGATCATAGTACTGCAGGATTAgttaaagaaaattgaaaagaattaagaaagaaaacaaaattaaaaacaaatacgATAGGCAAGCAACTAGGGTCACTTTgatcaaaatattattacattTAACTGTACTTGAGAGAATGTTCAGAAGTTATTACATTAGCAACATTTGAGAAATatcaaattagaaaaaataacaaactaatATTTCATCATTAATCATGAATGGCATTACTGTAACAACACAAATACACAATCCACATCATTGACGAAACTTAACTTTCTTTTCAAGTTAATCATTCTCTAAGTACATAAATTCTTTTCTGGAGTCCTACTCTTTGTCTGCACAAAGATGTGGTACACAAGTATCCATATCTGCTCAAcacactttctatttttgaattattgcTAACAAAACTTTAAACATCCATACCTGGCCATGCACATCACCACAAACAGTAAAATGTTTGCCATCAGGAACATTTATATCAACAAGAGAAGGCAAAGCTTTCAACATTTCTCTGGTTTGCAATACAATCTGGAATGCATAACTAATACATGAACCAAGACAAAACAAGCACAGTTAGTAAGTGATAACAATTAAAGAAATTCAAAGTTATTAATGAACTCCTATGCTTAAGTACCGTTTGTGTAAGCACTTTTGATTCTTGAAATCATCCATCATTTTCTTCACAAAATCCAAAGTAACAACATCCCCGTCTATTCTTGCTCCTGAATATTGTGGCTCCACATCTAGCATCAAAACAAACTCCAATTTTTTCATACCCACGAATGAATAACTGCTACAGCTATAGAATAGATGAGGATGCCATAGTTAACATAGTACCTATAGAATGGAAATCTATGGAGTCAGCTATTGGACGTCTTTGATGCTCTGGCACAGCAATTGCTTCTTCAAATTTAAGTTTCATAACAGCTTTTTCACACtccttcaatttctttgatGCATCAGTGTCATTTGGGCACATTTTCTTGACCTATTTCAATATAAGAAAATCAGATTAAACACATTTAGACATTATATGCTAAATAATATCATAAATGAGGTAATCAAAGTTGTTATGAAAGGGcagatcaaataaataagagaattgCATGACTTTAAAGATCTCACAAACAACaccaaacaaaaagaaatattattattttagaaacatgaaaaatgaaaGCAATGAGTACCAACCTATATGTATTCAGCAATGTAGCAATACCacagttttatatttaaatgagCCATGACCTGCAACCTTTTTAAGAAAACAGACATTTATAATTGCATATAATTACCTGCTGAAAATCTTTTAGAGCCTCCTTGAATTTTCCCATAGCAAGATGAGCTGCACCTCGCCTATAATACCCCTATAACAAGTAACCTTAATCAGCACACAGAAGTTTTGGTAGAAAACTAAATGCAAGCAAACCTAAAGTTCTAGGAAGTGAAGCACCTTTGAGTATTTAGGATCAACTTCAATAGCCCTTGTAGCATCTTGTATGGCACTACCGTATTCCTCAAGCCGAAGATGCGCAAAGGCACGATTAGCATAGTAAACCGCATTTTTATCGTTTAGTTCAATTGCTTGCGTATATAGTTCAATAGCTTGAGTAAATCTGTGAGCTGAAAAGCAAAAACATTGGATGATCAttctttgaaataaataaaagaaaatataataataataagaaataaagaaaaggcGGAAAGCACCATGTGCCAGCTCCTTTGCAATATAACGTCATATGCAACAAttaatgaaaaaggaaaagatgacAACATTAATTCCGTTCCACACACTTCCGATATTTGCTATTCAATAAACTACCGAATACTGATATACTACGGATAAAATTGAGCAAACTCAATTATTCAGCTGAAGAAAGTAAATGGATCATATTGTCGAAAAGTAGAATAAGCATTAATCACCATTGAATGCTTCATTCGCAGAGCGCTTGAATTCTTCAGCTTTTGAAATGTTAGAATTGTCAGCTTCCATATTGAGAGAACCTTTGTTGCATACACTGAATAACTTCAAAATATAACTACATCCATCTTTCCAATTCTCACTTTATAATGCTTGACCTGTTAGAATAAAACAGAGAACTCAGAAAGGGTAAAACTTCAACTACTAATccgggaaaaaaaaaaggtcttTACAAGTGAAGGAGCTATATCAGAAATTCGTGATTCGGAAACCTCTAGTTTAGACTAACAGGTAGAAATCACCACAACTTTGAGATCGACACTGAAACAAGACAAATAAAGATGGAAGGTCATAGTAGAAGCAGCCAtgcaaaaaatattaagaaaaactCTCTTTTCCAATCAAATAATTAGATAGAATAATAGAGCCaattcaaaagacaaagaaGCTCTAACGTCAGCGTCCTCCCAAATCATCTTTGTCTCCTACTTCTACTGAAAGCATTCAAAAAACTTAATATAATATCACTATCAGCAGCAGCAGGATCATCACCATGATTCTGTTTTCCTATTTCAAACACTAACAAATCTTCCTTTTTCCCAGAATGAATGATCAGAACAAACAACACTCAGAAAAAGACAAAACAGGGACCAACCAAAACAGACAACTAAAAAACATTATATTGGCAAGAgataaacgaaaaaaaagatataatgttaaaaattcaattttttgaaTATGGGGTATATGCATATGCAGAATGAACATAAGTAATGAACACGAACGctgaaaaaacaaattttatttttccagCAATAATATGTAGCATTACtataaagtaaagaacaaacgGGTGAAGAACACATGCAAAGAGAATACTGAAATAGAACACGTGAAAAACATGGTTATTGAAATCAGTGATAGAAACCGGTACCTTTGAAATGGAAGCTCGGTGAAGAAGTGAAGCAgcgaaagagagaaagagaatgaGAAAGAAAAGGTGTTACCGGCGTCTGCTCTTGAGGGCTCCTGAAGCTGAAAATACAAGGCGATTTATGGGCTTAATTGGGCCTGATATTGGGCCTAGCCCAATTTCTCAAATGAGGccactattttatttctctcatCCAACCATAAATAACTAGGcccaaaaatatttagaaaaaaaaactgaaCAATGAGCTCTAAGTATGCCATATTGATATTCACTTGGtcactttatttattatttctaaACTTTTAACTTGTTTCTTaatggtttaatttttttatcgttCCCAATAGTTTcactaaatttataattaggtatttatattttttattttttaattaggtccttatactatttttaattttgtaattagatcctttctagttaaaaattattagagttaattaaatatttttttgtaaattaaaaatatccaTAAAACCTAATCAGATCTTtgactatatattttttaggataaatattctgttaattttaatattttttatataacaaaattctaattataaaattagtgtTTTTAATCTAACATCTAAAGTCTTGTTTTATACCATCACATATAAATTTAGTATGCTTAAcacacaattttttaaataacataaACAAATAACACACTTTCTgtatatacatacataataataataccaCTAAAGATGTTAACAAAGAAGAATGTTTTTGTAGGGTATATTGttatgatataaatataaaaaagttattCTCATGTAAAATTGTAAAAGAcctattttaaaaagttaatttgtGCGTCTGTGTGCAACGttacaattaatttattagtttatgAAGTAAATgtccaataatatatattgataaatgATAAGTAGCTTAATTTCTCATAAGAATGAAGatacaaatttaaaacttataagaaaaagaaaaatttaaatctcTATTAAAAGAAGATAGTATACTTATGTCTATCTTAATTTAACTTTTCAAAATGCACAGAAGATAGGAGATTGAATAAACAATAAACAATTATCTTATTGACCCTAGACATGGGAAATAGATTGGATAAATagtgataaaataaatttaaattagttagatTATGATACCAAAACAAAGGTGATTGTTCACTATTACTTTTTGTAGCTAGATTATGACTTTGGAATGTGTAAAAGGAAGTGACATCAACATGAATAGGACTTTATGTTGATAAGAGCATAAATTTAAATCacacaaaaacaaaagcaatgtcAATGGAGAAGGAACAAGAAGTCAATTTTGTGGCCCAATTCAAAGAATCATCTTTAATTTTGAGATTGAAATAAAGAATGAACAATAATTCCCTCACCCtcctttttctttcaattcttatcttttcgAATGGTGATGAGTACACACCTCACCCATTCCAGAGTAATATACAGGGAATTGATAAATTGTCAATTTTTTAAGAAAGGAAACTTCTTCACAATTTAACCATTTTTTAAATAgagtttatttttaatgtattaaaatattttacatagtTATATAATTACATTCGTTcttttaaatgattatttacattattaatataaaagataattaaatattaCGTAATTAGATAtgcgtataaaattattttacactgacgatatattaaaattaattttgttttaataatatCCTTCTTATAGTTtacatcaaaaaataaatattcatcATTTAGTTTCTAGAATAACTTGACATTTAGTCTCATTAAATAAGGTGttggatttaactaatttaagattcagagataataaaaatatacatcaGCCCTTAAAACAGAATTCATACACACAATTCTTAGGAtagattaattaatataattatgatGCTAAAACAGATAACTATGTCAAAGATTAAGGtgtatgtttaaaaaaataaatatagatacAAATATATAGTTTCGTGACTATAATGATAAATGATTTAGCTTGAATTTCATATTATTAATGGTATAAAacctttatatataaatacctTCCTATACTTCACTATATCActaaatttgtttgatcac comes from the Arachis duranensis cultivar V14167 chromosome 7, aradu.V14167.gnm2.J7QH, whole genome shotgun sequence genome and includes:
- the LOC107496455 gene encoding ubiquinone biosynthesis O-methyltransferase, mitochondrial: MALNVTIHRILRHRRFLNSANSTLHLTNTRCFSHAPSPSPSQSSKANDKDPHSGPSSLKDNELAKFAAISDTWWDSEGPFKPLHLMNPTRLAFIRSTLCRHFKRDPYSTRPFEGLKIVDVGCGGGILSEPLARLGATVTGVDAVEKNIKIARLHADLDPTTSTIEYCCTTAEKLVEEGRTFDAVMALEVIEHVANPEEFCKSLAALTNPDGATVVSTINRSMRAYATAIVAAEYILHWLPKGTHQWSTFLTPEELAMILHRAGINVEEMAGFVYNPLTGRWLLSDDISVNFIAFATKSQNAI
- the LOC107496453 gene encoding serine/threonine-protein phosphatase 5 yields the protein MEADNSNISKAEEFKRSANEAFNAHRFTQAIELYTQAIELNDKNAVYYANRAFAHLRLEEYGSAIQDATRAIEVDPKYSKGYYRRGAAHLAMGKFKEALKDFQQVKKMCPNDTDASKKLKECEKAVMKLKFEEAIAVPEHQRRPIADSIDFHSIDVEPQYSGARIDGDVVTLDFVKKMMDDFKNQKCLHKRYAFQIVLQTREMLKALPSLVDINVPDGKHFTVCGDVHGQYYDLLNIFELNGLPSEENPYLFNGDFVDRGSFSVEVILTLFAFKCMCPSGMYLARGNHESKNMNKIYGFEGEVRSKLNETFVELFSEVFCCLPLAHLINEKIFIVHGGLFSVDGVKLSDIRAIDRFCEPPEEGLMCELLWSDPQPLPGRGPSKRGVGLSFGADVTKRFLQDNNLDLVVRSHEVKDEGYEIDHDGKLITVFSAPNYCDQMGNKGAFIKFEAPALKPNIVTFSAVPHPDVKPMAYANNFLRLFS